Proteins encoded together in one Candidatus Nitrosocaldus cavascurensis window:
- a CDS encoding 50S ribosomal protein L40e, with protein sequence MPITDTFKKQIAQRRRLFFKICFKCGAKNHIDAQRCRKCRGDQLRLKNRTLGAKK encoded by the coding sequence ATGCCAATAACAGATACATTCAAGAAGCAGATAGCGCAGAGGAGAAGGCTCTTCTTCAAGATATGCTTCAAGTGCGGTGCAAAGAACCATATAGATGCTCAGCGCTGTAGAAAGTGTAGAGGAGATCAGTTGCGCTTAAAGAACAGAACCCTAGGGGCAAAGAAGTAA
- a CDS encoding DUF1297 domain-containing protein, with translation MNAIGTLGSHCALQVLRGAKDEGFKTILVCERRREGLYRRFRFIDRLLLVEDYRFEHSFSESVQNELHDNNCILVPHGTYISSMSIEEIESIRIPFFGNRWILRWEADRALKERLMLEARLNVPKSISIDELNGSSDGSKEARLVIAKLHGAAGGKGYFLAWDRESFMTQYNKLLSKGMVKSIDDLYIQEYVLGVPVYLQYFYSPLNREVELLGIDRRYESNVDAIGRIPALQQESSGVHEVSYNVIGNSPLVLRESLLDEVYRMGERFVSAAERLVKRGMIGPFCIEGVYDQDGRFIAFEFSARIVAGTNLYVNGSPYSYLLYDEPMSMGRRIAREVRIAIDSNELDKVVT, from the coding sequence ATGAATGCTATAGGAACTCTAGGCTCACACTGTGCACTACAGGTACTCAGGGGCGCAAAGGATGAAGGCTTCAAGACTATACTTGTGTGTGAGAGGAGGAGGGAAGGACTATACAGGAGGTTCAGGTTCATTGACAGACTTCTGCTGGTTGAGGATTACAGGTTCGAGCATTCATTCAGCGAGAGCGTACAGAATGAGTTGCATGATAACAACTGTATACTTGTACCCCATGGAACATACATATCAAGCATGAGTATAGAGGAGATAGAGAGTATAAGGATACCATTCTTCGGCAACAGGTGGATACTCAGATGGGAGGCTGATAGAGCGTTGAAGGAGAGGCTCATGCTTGAAGCAAGGTTGAATGTTCCTAAGAGCATCAGCATAGATGAACTTAATGGAAGTAGTGATGGGAGTAAAGAAGCAAGACTAGTTATAGCAAAGCTTCATGGTGCTGCTGGTGGCAAGGGCTACTTCCTTGCATGGGATAGGGAGAGCTTCATGACCCAGTACAACAAGCTTCTAAGCAAGGGCATGGTTAAGAGCATTGATGATCTATACATACAAGAGTATGTGCTTGGTGTGCCAGTGTACCTTCAGTACTTCTACTCACCATTGAACAGGGAGGTTGAGTTGCTAGGCATAGATAGGAGGTATGAGTCCAATGTTGATGCTATAGGAAGGATACCAGCATTACAGCAGGAGAGTTCAGGGGTACATGAAGTATCATACAATGTAATAGGCAACAGTCCATTGGTGCTTAGAGAATCACTTCTGGATGAAGTGTACAGGATGGGCGAGAGGTTTGTATCTGCTGCTGAGCGCCTAGTCAAGCGTGGCATGATAGGTCCATTCTGCATAGAAGGTGTGTATGATCAGGATGGGAGGTTCATAGCATTTGAGTTCTCTGCAAGGATAGTTGCTGGCACAAACCTGTATGTTAATGGCTCACCATACTCATACCTGCTCTACGATGAGCCAATGAGCATGGGTAGGAGGATAGCAAGGGAGGTTAGGATTGCTATAGATAGCAATGAACTGGATAAGGTTGTAACCTAG
- a CDS encoding succinate--CoA ligase subunit beta has translation MVYVRLLEYQAKMLFKDYGIPVPRGYLATNLEEARQYARELGFPLVLKAQVRVGGRGKAGVVKICRDPNSFDDVFKEMMGKSVQGEVVKSILLEEFMPHNKELYLSIFLDRSKRSYAIIASPEGGVEIESVSNKVVHTLDIDDSNNNSSLLHDIAAYMGFNEDGNALVDIASRLIKLVDEKEAELAEINPMAVRDDGSIIALDAKVIVDDNALFRHEELRVFEEQSIEVEARRSGFSLVELDGNIAVVGNGAGLVMSTIDMLSDADGRAACFLDVGGSATLENIYKALTLVSRLSSVKAILVNLYGGIVDTSIVAKAIVSAYKDNIIQVPVFARIAGRNADIARDMLKGTKAVMFESVEEAIDNAVRAVKDVNNNNARNR, from the coding sequence ATGGTGTACGTGCGCTTACTTGAGTATCAGGCAAAGATGCTCTTCAAGGATTATGGTATCCCTGTACCTAGAGGTTATCTAGCAACCAATCTTGAGGAGGCTAGACAATATGCTAGAGAACTAGGCTTCCCATTGGTTCTCAAGGCACAGGTTAGGGTTGGAGGGAGGGGCAAGGCTGGAGTGGTTAAGATCTGCAGGGATCCAAATTCATTTGATGATGTATTCAAGGAGATGATGGGCAAGAGTGTGCAAGGAGAGGTTGTGAAGAGCATACTCCTTGAGGAGTTCATGCCACACAACAAGGAACTCTACCTCTCCATATTCCTTGATAGGAGTAAGAGATCTTATGCAATAATAGCATCCCCAGAGGGTGGTGTTGAGATAGAGAGTGTTAGCAACAAGGTTGTTCATACGCTTGATATAGATGATAGCAATAATAATAGTAGTCTGCTCCATGATATAGCAGCATACATGGGCTTCAATGAGGATGGCAATGCGTTGGTTGATATAGCAAGTAGGTTGATTAAGCTTGTTGATGAGAAGGAGGCTGAACTGGCAGAGATAAACCCCATGGCTGTAAGGGATGATGGTAGCATAATTGCTTTAGATGCAAAGGTAATAGTTGATGATAATGCACTCTTCAGGCATGAGGAGTTGAGGGTATTTGAGGAGCAGAGTATAGAGGTTGAGGCTAGGAGGAGTGGATTCTCACTAGTTGAGTTGGATGGCAATATAGCAGTTGTAGGTAATGGTGCTGGTCTTGTCATGTCAACCATTGATATGCTTAGTGATGCAGATGGGAGAGCAGCATGCTTCCTAGATGTTGGTGGTAGTGCAACACTTGAGAATATATACAAGGCATTAACCCTTGTGAGTAGGTTGAGCAGTGTCAAGGCAATCCTTGTGAACCTGTACGGTGGGATAGTAGATACAAGTATAGTTGCAAAGGCTATAGTGAGTGCTTATAAGGATAACATCATACAGGTGCCAGTATTTGCTAGAATAGCAGGTAGGAATGCTGATATAGCAAGGGATATGCTCAAAGGTACTAAAGCAGTTATGTTTGAGTCTGTTGAGGAAGCAATAGATAATGCTGTTAGAGCAGTAAAGGATGTGAATAATAACAATGCTAGAAATAGGTGA
- the sucD gene encoding succinate--CoA ligase subunit alpha, translating into MLDIFKILQGNPGDEDYNRKPVIVQGMTGKFGSLHTRLMREYGTNIVAGVTPGKGGQQFDGIPVYDSVRDAVKEHNAEISVVFVPAQFFLNAAVDALTNGIRLMVAIPEHVPVRDTLRCIKLAKENDAVVVGPNTPGIIVPGVMKLGIMPAQPFSKGRTVVISRSGTLMYEISHRLTLAGFGQRLCLGIGGDPINCLTLIECFELIRDRDDVDSVVVVGEIGGSAEEQLAEYIISTEFKKPVVAYIAGRSAPKEKRMGHAGAIVYGTYGSAESKVNMFAKADVPVAKRPAEVPILLEKKMRR; encoded by the coding sequence ATTCTTGATATCTTTAAGATACTTCAAGGCAACCCTGGAGATGAGGATTACAACAGGAAGCCAGTTATAGTACAAGGGATGACTGGCAAGTTTGGTAGCCTCCATACAAGGCTCATGCGTGAATATGGCACCAATATAGTTGCTGGTGTAACCCCTGGCAAGGGGGGACAGCAGTTCGATGGCATACCTGTGTATGATAGCGTTAGGGATGCTGTTAAGGAGCATAATGCAGAGATCTCTGTTGTATTTGTGCCAGCACAGTTCTTCCTAAATGCTGCTGTTGATGCTCTAACCAATGGGATAAGGCTTATGGTTGCAATACCAGAGCATGTCCCAGTAAGGGATACACTCAGGTGTATAAAGCTTGCAAAGGAGAATGATGCTGTAGTTGTAGGACCTAATACCCCAGGCATAATAGTGCCAGGGGTTATGAAGCTAGGGATAATGCCTGCACAGCCATTCAGCAAGGGCAGAACCGTTGTTATATCAAGGAGTGGTACACTCATGTACGAGATATCACATAGGCTTACACTTGCTGGATTTGGGCAGAGGCTATGCTTAGGTATAGGAGGAGACCCTATAAACTGCCTAACCCTGATAGAGTGCTTTGAACTCATAAGGGATAGGGATGATGTTGACTCAGTGGTAGTAGTAGGGGAGATAGGAGGTAGTGCTGAGGAACAACTTGCAGAGTACATAATATCAACAGAGTTCAAGAAGCCTGTAGTAGCATACATAGCAGGAAGGAGTGCGCCAAAGGAGAAGCGTATGGGCCATGCTGGAGCAATTGTGTATGGTACGTATGGTTCTGCAGAGTCCAAGGTTAACATGTTTGCAAAGGCAGATGTACCTGTAGCAAAGAGGCCTGCTGAGGTACCCATACTGCTTGAGAAGAAGATGAGGCGATGA